A region of Pseudoruegeria sp. SHC-113 DNA encodes the following proteins:
- a CDS encoding mechanosensitive ion channel family protein produces MGQAVRHLLGVLFSVLLVGLGAATAQEDDSAYSMAPVIVDGQELFMLRGLTALPAELRAQRIADRIEEFAASSTDPTVQVTFQNHPLGREIFVDGVSMLILIEDDAEFDQVSLDVLALVNGDAVKKAIQEYRADRTPQARREGFINVALWTGGFVLIVAILLTLQRKVPKYLRRKTEARMKQIQAATAEIVRGKAVAELVGFLIRLLFWLFILVAAYYYVSFVLFSFAETRPVAMILITYISDPIFGLLQSIVEFLPNLVTLFAIFIATRYVLKMLRTVFENIEAGTLKFEGFETHWIWPTFHIMRALLLVFVVILSYPYVPGASSQAFQAVSILVGLMVSMGSNSVVSNALAGVFVLYRRSANVGDRIRVGDHTGDVVEIKIMETYIKSLKNELISIPNAQMLNSEVINYSTKIDGRGLLVHTTVGIGYDEPRQKIEALLLEAAARTRHIKKSPDPFVLRTALGDFAVNYQINGYTTRGNYLPKIVSELHANILDVFHSNGVQIMSPHYEGDPADAKIPPVPTKEEMEQAKLEAEEAKAAEAAAEAEAVRKAEEAAAARKAAAAKPKPRKRRIGRRTKPSS; encoded by the coding sequence ATGGGTCAAGCTGTGCGGCATCTGCTGGGTGTGCTGTTTTCTGTGCTGCTGGTCGGGCTGGGCGCGGCCACGGCTCAGGAGGACGACAGCGCCTATTCCATGGCGCCCGTGATCGTGGACGGCCAGGAGCTGTTCATGTTGAGGGGCCTGACAGCGCTGCCCGCAGAGCTGCGCGCCCAGAGGATCGCCGACCGGATCGAGGAGTTCGCGGCCTCCTCCACTGACCCGACAGTACAGGTGACCTTCCAGAACCACCCTTTGGGGCGCGAGATCTTCGTCGACGGCGTGTCGATGCTGATCCTGATCGAAGATGACGCCGAGTTTGACCAGGTGAGCCTTGATGTGTTGGCGCTGGTGAACGGCGATGCGGTGAAGAAGGCGATCCAGGAGTACCGCGCCGACCGGACGCCGCAAGCCCGGCGGGAGGGCTTTATCAACGTGGCGCTCTGGACAGGCGGCTTCGTTCTGATCGTCGCCATTCTGCTGACTCTGCAGCGCAAGGTGCCCAAGTACCTGCGTCGCAAGACGGAAGCCCGAATGAAGCAGATTCAGGCCGCCACCGCCGAGATCGTGCGGGGCAAGGCCGTGGCGGAGCTTGTGGGCTTCCTGATCCGCCTGCTGTTCTGGTTGTTCATCCTCGTGGCCGCCTATTACTATGTTTCCTTCGTGCTGTTCTCGTTTGCCGAGACGCGGCCCGTGGCGATGATCCTGATTACCTATATTTCCGATCCGATCTTCGGCCTGCTGCAATCGATCGTGGAGTTCCTGCCCAACCTCGTCACGCTGTTCGCGATCTTCATCGCCACGCGCTACGTGCTGAAGATGCTGCGCACGGTGTTTGAGAACATCGAGGCCGGAACGCTGAAGTTCGAGGGCTTCGAGACCCATTGGATCTGGCCGACCTTCCACATCATGCGGGCCCTGCTGCTCGTCTTCGTGGTGATCCTGTCCTACCCCTACGTGCCGGGTGCCAGTTCACAGGCGTTTCAGGCGGTGTCGATCCTAGTGGGCCTGATGGTCTCGATGGGCTCCAACAGCGTGGTATCCAACGCGCTGGCCGGGGTCTTCGTGCTCTACCGGCGCAGTGCCAATGTCGGGGATCGCATCAGGGTGGGGGATCACACCGGCGATGTTGTCGAGATCAAGATCATGGAGACCTACATCAAATCGCTGAAGAACGAGCTGATCAGCATTCCCAACGCGCAGATGCTGAACTCCGAGGTGATCAACTACTCCACCAAGATCGACGGGCGCGGGCTGCTGGTGCACACGACGGTGGGCATCGGCTATGACGAGCCGCGCCAGAAGATCGAGGCCCTTCTGCTTGAGGCTGCCGCGCGCACCCGGCACATCAAGAAAAGCCCGGATCCCTTCGTGCTGCGCACAGCGCTTGGCGATTTCGCGGTGAACTACCAGATCAACGGCTACACCACGCGGGGCAATTACTTGCCCAAGATCGTCTCAGAGCTTCACGCAAATATTCTGGACGTCTTCCACTCCAACGGTGTGCAGATCATGTCGCCGCATTACGAGGGCGATCCGGCGGATGCGAAAATCCCGCCGGTGCCGACCAAGGAAGAGATGGAGCAGGCCAAACTGGAGGCGGAAGAAGCCAAGGCGGCGGAGGCTGCGGCTGAAGCGGAGGCGGTGCGCAAGGCCGAGGAGGCAGCCGCGGCCCGCAAGGCAGCAGCGGCCAAGCCCAAACCGCGCAAGCGGCGGATCGGGCGGCGGACGAAACCCAGCAGTTGA
- a CDS encoding ABC transporter substrate-binding protein — protein MNMTKPVLLATLLASTSLAAHAETLRWARAGDALTLDPHAQNEGPTSALAHQIMEPLVMRDMTGAMVPALATDWGPSETDPTVWVFKLREGVTFHDGAEFDSEDVKFSLDRAMTPDSDYKELLASVVEVRAPDKYTIEIVTDGPNPIMPNNLTNMFIMDKGWAEANNAVKVQDYEGGEDTFAAKNANGTGAYKLVSREPDVKTVLAINEDYWGKDEFALDVTEIIYTPIQNAATRVAALLSGEVDFIQDVPVQDLDRVANADGLQVITAPQNRVIFLGMNQGDADLANDSVDGANPLADKRVRQAMNIAINRDAIKQVVMRGQSQPAGMISPPFVNGWTAEFDAVPATDIETGRQLMADAGYGDGFSIQLDCPNDRYINDEAICQAVTGMMAQIGITVNLDAKPKAQHFPLINTLETDFYMLGWGVPTYDSEYIFNFLVHTKGEKYGSWNGTRFSNADLDAKIEGLASETDLEKRDATIAEIWQVVQDEVLYLPIHHQVLNWGMADKVETIVAPDDAAHFKYFTLK, from the coding sequence ATGAACATGACAAAACCCGTTCTCCTCGCCACCCTGCTCGCCAGCACCAGCCTTGCGGCCCACGCCGAAACGCTCCGCTGGGCCCGCGCAGGCGATGCGCTGACGCTCGATCCGCACGCGCAGAACGAAGGGCCGACCTCGGCTCTGGCGCACCAGATCATGGAGCCGCTGGTGATGCGCGACATGACCGGCGCCATGGTGCCCGCGCTGGCCACCGACTGGGGCCCCAGCGAAACGGACCCGACCGTCTGGGTCTTCAAGCTGCGCGAAGGCGTGACCTTCCACGATGGCGCGGAGTTTGACAGCGAAGACGTGAAATTCTCGCTCGACCGCGCGATGACGCCGGATTCCGACTATAAGGAACTGCTCGCGAGCGTTGTGGAAGTCCGCGCGCCCGACAAATACACGATCGAGATCGTGACGGACGGCCCGAACCCGATCATGCCCAACAACCTGACCAACATGTTCATCATGGACAAGGGCTGGGCCGAGGCCAACAACGCGGTGAAGGTGCAGGACTACGAAGGCGGCGAAGACACCTTCGCGGCCAAGAACGCCAACGGCACTGGCGCCTACAAGCTGGTGTCCCGCGAGCCGGACGTGAAAACCGTTCTCGCCATCAACGAGGACTACTGGGGCAAGGATGAATTCGCGCTCGACGTGACCGAGATCATCTATACCCCGATCCAGAACGCCGCCACCCGCGTGGCCGCGCTGCTTTCGGGCGAAGTGGATTTCATCCAGGACGTGCCGGTGCAGGATCTGGACCGCGTGGCCAACGCCGATGGCCTGCAGGTCATCACCGCGCCGCAGAACCGGGTGATCTTCCTCGGCATGAACCAGGGCGACGCCGATCTGGCCAATGACTCCGTCGACGGCGCCAACCCGCTGGCCGACAAGCGCGTGCGTCAGGCGATGAACATCGCCATCAACCGCGATGCCATCAAGCAGGTGGTGATGCGCGGCCAGTCGCAGCCGGCTGGCATGATCTCCCCGCCCTTCGTGAACGGCTGGACGGCCGAGTTTGACGCGGTTCCGGCCACCGACATCGAAACCGGCCGCCAGCTGATGGCCGATGCCGGTTACGGCGACGGTTTCTCGATCCAGCTCGACTGCCCGAACGACCGCTACATCAACGATGAGGCGATCTGTCAGGCTGTCACCGGCATGATGGCGCAGATCGGCATCACGGTGAACCTCGACGCCAAGCCGAAAGCGCAGCACTTCCCGCTGATCAACACGCTGGAAACCGATTTCTACATGCTGGGCTGGGGCGTTCCGACCTACGACTCCGAGTATATCTTCAACTTCCTCGTCCACACCAAAGGCGAGAAATACGGCTCCTGGAACGGCACCCGCTTCTCCAACGCCGATCTGGACGCGAAGATCGAAGGGCTCGCCAGCGAGACGGATCTGGAGAAACGCGATGCCACCATCGCAGAGATCTGGCAGGTCGTGCAGGACGAGGTTCTCTACCTGCCGATCCACCACCAGGTTCTGAACTGGGGGATGGCTGACAAGGTCGAAACCATCGTCGCGCCCGACGATGCGGCCCACTTCAAATACTTCACACTGAAGTGA
- a CDS encoding ABC transporter substrate-binding protein, whose product MKSLIYLTTAAALLGSAAQAETFRWASTTDPQTMDPHAVNSAPVLGFLNNVYEGLVRRGKDMTVEGALAESWEPIGSEGWRFKLREGVTFHDGSDFTAEDVLFSYERASSEQADTASWFAPVSDVKVVDDYTVEIYTNAPNPIFPDSIANWMIMDSGWAAANGAERPAKDSENFATLNTNGTGAFRVTERQPGLKTVLEPFDGWWGTPEHNITRAEFTPIQNPATAVAALLSGDVDMINPVPIQDAARLEGQGNVEVIRGIEARVIMLGMPHAAETLKYGANAGDPNPFKDVKVRQAVAAAINVPAILQTIMRGNAEPASQLVSPAMRGYSKGLEARPAYDVEAAKALLAEAGYADGFSFGLKCPNDRYLNDEAVCQAVVGMLAQIGITAELDAMPVRNYWPELREDNFDMYLLGWSPGTFDAEHPIRFLAHTPDAEKKLGSWNFGDFSNARVDELLPMIQSEIDDSKRQAMLDESTKILQDEVAYVPLYVQPLLWGTGTNVSLTQRPDNFFILRWVTVN is encoded by the coding sequence ATGAAATCCTTGATTTATCTGACAACCGCCGCCGCGCTCCTTGGCAGCGCCGCGCAGGCGGAGACATTCCGCTGGGCCAGCACGACGGATCCGCAAACGATGGATCCGCACGCGGTAAACTCCGCGCCGGTGCTGGGCTTCCTCAACAATGTGTACGAAGGCCTTGTCCGCCGTGGCAAGGATATGACGGTCGAAGGCGCACTTGCAGAAAGCTGGGAGCCGATCGGCTCCGAAGGCTGGCGCTTCAAACTGCGCGAAGGGGTGACCTTCCACGACGGCAGCGATTTCACCGCCGAAGACGTGCTTTTCTCCTACGAGCGCGCCTCGTCCGAGCAGGCCGACACCGCAAGCTGGTTTGCACCGGTTTCGGACGTGAAGGTGGTGGATGACTACACCGTCGAGATCTACACCAACGCGCCGAACCCGATCTTCCCGGATTCCATCGCCAACTGGATGATCATGGATTCCGGCTGGGCCGCCGCCAATGGCGCCGAGCGCCCGGCCAAGGATTCCGAGAACTTCGCCACTCTGAACACCAACGGCACGGGTGCCTTCCGCGTCACCGAGCGCCAGCCGGGGCTGAAGACCGTGCTGGAGCCCTTTGACGGCTGGTGGGGCACGCCGGAGCACAACATCACCCGCGCCGAGTTCACCCCGATCCAGAACCCGGCCACCGCCGTGGCCGCGCTGCTCTCCGGCGACGTGGACATGATCAACCCGGTGCCCATTCAGGACGCCGCCCGGCTCGAAGGCCAAGGCAACGTGGAAGTGATCCGCGGCATCGAGGCCCGCGTGATCATGCTGGGCATGCCCCATGCCGCCGAGACGCTGAAATACGGCGCGAATGCGGGCGATCCCAACCCGTTCAAGGACGTGAAGGTGCGTCAGGCCGTGGCCGCGGCGATCAATGTGCCCGCCATCCTGCAAACCATCATGCGCGGCAATGCCGAGCCGGCCAGCCAGCTCGTCAGCCCCGCCATGCGCGGCTACTCCAAGGGGCTTGAGGCCCGGCCCGCCTATGATGTGGAGGCCGCAAAGGCGCTGCTGGCCGAAGCCGGCTACGCCGATGGCTTCTCCTTCGGGCTGAAATGCCCCAACGACCGCTACCTGAACGACGAGGCTGTCTGTCAGGCTGTCGTGGGGATGCTCGCGCAGATCGGCATCACCGCCGAGCTCGACGCCATGCCGGTGCGCAACTACTGGCCGGAACTGCGCGAAGACAACTTCGACATGTACCTGCTGGGCTGGTCCCCTGGCACCTTTGACGCCGAGCACCCGATCCGCTTCCTCGCCCATACGCCGGACGCGGAGAAGAAGCTCGGCAGCTGGAACTTCGGCGATTTCTCCAACGCGCGCGTGGACGAGCTGTTGCCGATGATCCAATCCGAGATCGACGACAGCAAGCGTCAGGCCATGTTGGATGAAAGCACGAAGATCCTGCAGGACGAGGTCGCCTATGTGCCGCTTTACGTGCAGCCGCTTCTGTGGGGCACCGGCACCAATGTCAGCCTCACACAGCGTCCGGACAACTTCTTCATCCTGCGCTGGGTGACGGTGAACTGA